The sequence below is a genomic window from Streptomyces sp. B21-105.
CTTTCTGGGCGGCATCCAGGCGCTCGGTGTGTGCGTGGTGTTCTTCTGGCACATTGGCGCCTCAGGGATTCCGTACGCCGACTTCACCGAAGACGATCCCGTGTACCGGGAGGCGGTCACGATGGTGCAGGCGGGCATCGTGCTCAGTCAGTTCTTCGTCGCTCTGGCCGTGCGTACGGACCGGCAGAGTGTCTTCCGGGTCGGAGTGCTGTCCAATCCGAGACTGCTCGCCGCAGGCTTCGTCGGGGTGGCCCTGATGGCAGCGATCAGTTACGTGCCCGTGCTGCAGGAGGTGTTCAACACCGCGCCGCTGGCCGCCGCCGACTGGGCGGTTCTGGCCGGATTCGGAGCAGTGCTGCTGGGCGCGGAGGAAGCCCGCAAGGGGTGGCTGCGCCGACGCTCTCGCTCACTGGGCAGGAAGGGAGGACAGCGATGAGGGTGATCATCGTGGGCTGTGGGCGGGTGGGCGCGTCGCTTGCCGACCGGCTCACCGCCGAGGGCCATGAGGTGCACGTCATCGACCGCAGTCCCCTGGCCCGCAGGCGGCTGTCCGCCGGCTTCAGCGGCCAGTTCCACGAGGGCAACGGGTTCAGCCGCTCTCTGCTGGAGTCTGCGGGGATCGAGCATGCGGACGCGTTCGTCGCCGTCACCTCCGGTGACAGCAGCAACGTCGTCAGCGCCCGGACGGCGAAGGAGGTCTACCGGGTGCCGATCGTCCTCGCCCGCATCTTCGACCCCCGCCGCGCCGACATCTACCGCGATCTCGGCATCCCCACCATCGCCGGCGTGAGCTGGGCCGTACATCAGATCCACCAGAGGCTCCTGCACCGTCACCTCTCGCCCGAGATCAGCTTCGGCAATGGCGAGACCCTGCTGATCCGCTCCGAACTGCCCGCCTACTTCGCCGGGCGGCGGCTGGCCGAACTGGATGTGGACGGCGAGATCCGCGTCGTGGAGGCCACGCGCGCGGGCCGCTCGTTCGTTCCCGCGCACAGCACGCTGGCGGTCGGTGGCGACTTGGTCACGTTCACTGTTGCCGCCACCGCTCTCGGCCGCCTGCGGGGCTTTCTGGACAAGGAGCTCGGGACATGAAGGTACTGGTGGCCGGCGCGGGCCGCCTCGGCGCCCAGATCGCCCAGGTCCTCGCAGCAGCCCATAACGACGTCACCCTCGTCGACCTGAACGAGGACCGCATCGCCGAACTCGAAGGTCACCTCCCCGTACGGCTTGTCGCGGGAGACGCCTGCGAGGCGCGCCTCCTCGAGCACGCGGGGGCACACACCACCGACCTCGTCATCGCAGCCACCGGAGACGACGAGGACAACCTCGTCATCAGCCTGCTCGCAAAACGCCGATTCGCCGTCGCCCGCGTAGCAGCCCGCGTCAACGACGAGGAGAACACCTGGCTGTTCGATCACCGCTGGGGCGTCGACGTAGCCGTTCCGGCTACAGGCCCCCTGATCTCCCTCATCGAAGAAGCAACCGGAGCCACCGACACCGTGGCGCTCCTCCGGCTGAGCAAGGCAGGCGTGAATGTGATCGAAACCGCCATCACTTCGCAGTCCCACGTCGCCGGCCGCCCCCTCGCCGACGTCCAGCTCCCCGCGGGCACCATCATCGCCACCGTCATCCGGGCCGGTCAGCCCACTGTCCCCACGGACCAGACACAACTGATGCCCGGCGACGAAATCCTCCTGGTCTCCCACACAGCTACCGAGGAGGAAATCCACGCCGCGTTCCAGTAAGCAGGTCTCCCAGCCCTTCACCGAATGCTTCGATCAAGATCGAGGTGACAGCATCCACCGGTTGTTCTACGACACCGTCAACGGCGGGGACTTCCGCTCCCGCGAGTCGAACGCGAGCAGCACCACCCGGGTGACCCACAGGGCGCCGGAGTAAGGGAGGAACGGTTCACCCATCGTCCGCAGATAGCGGGCGTAGTCGTCAAAGGCAGCACGGCCGGAGAAGACCTTGAGGTCGCCGTACATGTGGACCAGGAGAAACAGCACCATGACCAAGCCGGAGATCGCCATGGCCGCCTTCAGCGTCACGGTCGAGCGCGAATCCGGCACTCGGTCGCGAGCCGTCGTCAGGGGATGGGTCGTCGTCACCCGCAGATGGTTTCAGGCGACGCTGCTCACAGGGCTCGGACACACGAGCCATCTGGGCGATCCACGCCGCGCGGTGGATGCACGCCGGCGCCGTGGTGCCTAATGCAGGTCAGGGCAGCTTGGCTACCGTCAGCAGGACGGCGGAGTCCTCGAGCGCCTCGAGGCTGTGCCGGGAGTCAGGGACGATGAGCAGGTCTCCCGTGCGGCCCTCCCATGACAGCTCACCTGCCGACAGTCGCACGCGCCCGTGCAGGACCTGCACCGTCGCCTCGCCCGGATTCTCGTGCTCGGCGAGACTGGCGCCTTCGGTCATGCCGATGACCGTCTGACGCAGGACCTTCTCGTGGCCGCCATAGACGGTGTCCGCGGTGTGACCACCACCCGCGGCGGCTGCCAGCTCCAGCTGTTGCCGGGCCAGCGCTTCCAGGGAGGTTCTCTGCATCCCACCAGTCTCCCGCTTCGATGAGCCAGGGCAACTCGGGGCGGCCCGGGAGGGCCACGTGACAACGGGCCCCACCGGTGTGGTCCCGCGTCTCCCCGGGGGCGGGGGGCTCCCGCGCAGGCCGGTCCGGACCTGCTCGGCGGCGCTGTGGGCCGCAGCCCACAGCGGACTACCGCGCCTCACCGGCGACCTGCTCGTCACCGCCGGCAGTCTCACGCGCCGACCGTGTGGCCGGACGTTACAGGGACTGCCGGTAGCCGAAGAATTCGTGGTCCTGGTTGTATCCGCCAAAGCCGCTGCCGATGTCGGAGAAGTCGGCGACGAACTCGATCTCCTTGATCCATTTGACCTGTTTGAAGCCGAGTTCGAGCTCGTTGCGCAGCCGTAGCGGCGCGCCGTGGCCGAATGACAGCGGCTCGTCGTTCATGTCGTAGGCGAGCATGGCGAGCTTGCTGCGCATGTGTTCGATGGGGTGGGCGTCGTAGTAGGTGCCGCCGTCGGAGCCTTCTCCCAGGGAGTAGAACACCACCCACTTGGCGTGCGGGTCGGGCGTGACCAGGTCGAGGATCGTGGCCATGGACACGCCGCCCCATTTGGCGACACCGGACCAGCCCTGGATGCAGAAGTGCTGGGTGATCTGCTCGTGCGTGGGCTGTTTCCTCAGGTCGTCGAGGGACAGCTCGGCCGGGTGGGCGACCAGGCCGCCGATGCGCAGCCGGTAGTCGGCGAAACCGCCTTCCTGCAGGGCCTTGTACTCGGCAGAGTCGGGATAGCGGCCGTTGTGCCAGAAGTAGGGGGAGATGTCTTTCTCGGTGTACTCGCCGGGGGAGACGTCGACGTGTTCGAACAGGCGCTGAGCGGGGCCGATAAGGGCGTATCCGAGGCGCTGCACGACCCGGGGATGGCGCAGGGTCAGCGGTGTGGCCGCGACCCAGGCGGCGACGACCACCGCCATCCAGCCGAGGAAGATCCACAAGCCGAGCCAGCTGCTGTCGTTGCGGCCGCTGTCGATGTGGTTGAGGTTGACCAGGAGCCCAGTCGTGAAGACCAGGCTCACGTGGACCACGATGAACAGCACGAACCAGGTGAAGACCAGGAAGTGCACAGACCGGGCCGTCTGGATGCTCAGCACCCGGCTGAGCCGCTTGAAGCGGGTCGACAGCGCCGGTGACATGCCCAGCCCGGTGATCAACGCCAGGGGTGCCGCGACGAAGACCGTGACGAAGTAGGCGAGCAGTTGGAGCCCGTTGTACGCCACCCAGCCGTTCTCCCGCGGCCAGTTGAGCGACAAGTACTGGATGGCCACGGAAGCGGCGTTGGGGAAGACGCTCCAGCTGGTGGGGACCAGGCGTTTCCACTGCGGGGTGGCGAACAGCAGCACGTAGAAGACGAGGCCGTTGAGCAGCCACAGCGTGTTCACCCCCAGGTGCCACCATCGGGCTAGACCGATCGAGTGCCGGATCCCGGGGAGGCCGACCCCGCGGGGCAGGCCGATCGAGTCCTGCTTCGCGGTCCACAGCGGGTCAGCGGAGACGGGCTTTTGCATCCGGAACCATTCCCGTCCCGGGGTGCTGTGCCGGGTCCAGTACAGGCGCGGATGATCGGCCAGGATCTGCAGGCCCGACCGCAGGGTGAACAACATGAAGAACAGGTTGAAAAAGTGCGACCACCGTGCCCATGACGGAACGCCCAGGTAGGCGCCGTCCCGATCCGCGCGCGGATCGGTGCCGGGATACTCGGCGATGAACCGCTGCACCGACGGCATGCCCCGCAGTCCCTTCGCCGCGGCGACGCACCCCAGCAACCCCACGAAGCCGATCGGCAGCAGCCACAGCAGGTTGAACCACCTGCTGCCCAGGCGCACCCGCGGAGCGACCCCGCCGGCCGCCGGAATAGAGCCCGCCCAGGTCGCCACGTCGACGACGGCGTCACCTCGTGTCAGGTTCGCGCGGAAACCTCCAGGGGTCTGGGAGGAGGCACCCGACGCGTGCGGCAGCGCACCGTCACCCGTCACGTGCTCGTCATCGGGCATGCCATCGACCTCCCGTCCGCTGCAAAGACTGCCCAACCTCACGCCGTTGGACCGGCCGGGAGGCTGCAGTGACCGAGCCGACCGCAAGGGTTGGCGGACCGATCAATCTGACCACCTCCGGCAGATGCCCCGCATGCGCAACGCACAGCATGGCGGCTCGACCACGACACACGGGTGCCGCCGTTTCGCGGTGGTGGCGGTGCCAGCCGCAGTCACCAGGCGTAGACCCGGGTGATGATGTTGCTGCGCACCGCTTCCTCGGGCCCCGGGTGGGCCACCACCACCGTGTCGCCGCTCGGATCGCAGCCCTCGACCCAGACGAACCCCTCAGCCGTTTGGGTGGTGGTGTGGGCGTGCCGAACTTTGAGTACCTGCTCGCAGAGCCGCAGTTCTCCAGCGCTGGGAGCCGTCCAGATCACGCAGTGCACTCCGATCCCGCCGGTCATGTGCTCGGCATGCGGGCTCAGGGAGCGCAGATACAGCTGGGAGCCCTCGCCACTGATCAGCAAGGCGGCGGTGCCGGTCCGGTGGGAGACCTCCAACCCCAGGAGTTCA
It includes:
- a CDS encoding potassium channel family protein; its protein translation is MRVIIVGCGRVGASLADRLTAEGHEVHVIDRSPLARRRLSAGFSGQFHEGNGFSRSLLESAGIEHADAFVAVTSGDSSNVVSARTAKEVYRVPIVLARIFDPRRADIYRDLGIPTIAGVSWAVHQIHQRLLHRHLSPEISFGNGETLLIRSELPAYFAGRRLAELDVDGEIRVVEATRAGRSFVPAHSTLAVGGDLVTFTVAATALGRLRGFLDKELGT
- a CDS encoding potassium channel family protein; translation: MKVLVAGAGRLGAQIAQVLAAAHNDVTLVDLNEDRIAELEGHLPVRLVAGDACEARLLEHAGAHTTDLVIAATGDDEDNLVISLLAKRRFAVARVAARVNDEENTWLFDHRWGVDVAVPATGPLISLIEEATGATDTVALLRLSKAGVNVIETAITSQSHVAGRPLADVQLPAGTIIATVIRAGQPTVPTDQTQLMPGDEILLVSHTATEEEIHAAFQ
- a CDS encoding cupin domain-containing protein; amino-acid sequence: MQRTSLEALARQQLELAAAAGGGHTADTVYGGHEKVLRQTVIGMTEGASLAEHENPGEATVQVLHGRVRLSAGELSWEGRTGDLLIVPDSRHSLEALEDSAVLLTVAKLP
- a CDS encoding molybdopterin-dependent oxidoreductase; the encoded protein is MPDDEHVTGDGALPHASGASSQTPGGFRANLTRGDAVVDVATWAGSIPAAGGVAPRVRLGSRWFNLLWLLPIGFVGLLGCVAAAKGLRGMPSVQRFIAEYPGTDPRADRDGAYLGVPSWARWSHFFNLFFMLFTLRSGLQILADHPRLYWTRHSTPGREWFRMQKPVSADPLWTAKQDSIGLPRGVGLPGIRHSIGLARWWHLGVNTLWLLNGLVFYVLLFATPQWKRLVPTSWSVFPNAASVAIQYLSLNWPRENGWVAYNGLQLLAYFVTVFVAAPLALITGLGMSPALSTRFKRLSRVLSIQTARSVHFLVFTWFVLFIVVHVSLVFTTGLLVNLNHIDSGRNDSSWLGLWIFLGWMAVVVAAWVAATPLTLRHPRVVQRLGYALIGPAQRLFEHVDVSPGEYTEKDISPYFWHNGRYPDSAEYKALQEGGFADYRLRIGGLVAHPAELSLDDLRKQPTHEQITQHFCIQGWSGVAKWGGVSMATILDLVTPDPHAKWVVFYSLGEGSDGGTYYDAHPIEHMRSKLAMLAYDMNDEPLSFGHGAPLRLRNELELGFKQVKWIKEIEFVADFSDIGSGFGGYNQDHEFFGYRQSL
- a CDS encoding VOC family protein, coding for MGSTPTPAPSGDQPLGQDADSGTAAASAYRLASLVLNVFDLEESVRFYRELLGLEVSHRTGTAALLISGEGSQLYLRSLSPHAEHMTGGIGVHCVIWTAPSAGELRLCEQVLKVRHAHTTTQTAEGFVWVEGCDPSGDTVVVAHPGPEEAVRSNIITRVYAW